In Mytilus trossulus isolate FHL-02 chromosome 14, PNRI_Mtr1.1.1.hap1, whole genome shotgun sequence, a genomic segment contains:
- the LOC134695626 gene encoding uncharacterized protein LOC134695626 isoform X1, with product MYTKTVLAMKFSMSFILAVFLVNLKIVWTMKTDIYCDYSKHEFYLPQGDFCKRCDRCPPGFGLEQLKDRKVEFDPVHGALECRRCVACTNGCFSHTRSFKECKHCRNCTSEGRLELRQCSETSNAKCGNILPDISRQIKGKELLKSGALHIPNTEDGNDIVYVLAAIIAILIVTIVTTIGLLYKNRKRLGVIQRKLVIDKNIPYSKDHIKRVNTEQDRMLDIKCNDNSVICDLEDDCVKISFPVLENWKKKNGHNEPLTDEHVLFLSKLIATDNTFHKLGIKLGVPENEIAIIKMDNPGDVSNQAYYTLDKWRKLTGESAFILVMLNELHELERNDIIEKFCSVYR from the exons GTTCAGCATGTCCTTTATTTTAGCTGTCTTTTTGGTAAATCTGAAAATTGTCTGGACAATGAAGACTGACATATACTGCGATTATAGCAAACATGAGTTCTATCTACCACAAGGAGACTTCTGCAAAAGATGTGACAGATGTCCTCCAGGGTTTGGTTTAGAGCAACTAAAG GATAGGAAAGTTGAATTTGATCCAGTTCATGGTGCCTTGGAATGTAGACGCTGTGTAGCTTGTACCAATGGGTGCTTTAGTCATACACGGTCATTTAAAGAATGCAAACATTGTAGAAATTGTACAAGTGAAGGAAGGTTGGAATTGCGACAATGTTCAGAAACATCAAATGCAAAATGTGGAAACATTCTACCAGACAT ttcacgtcaaattaaaggaaaagaatTGCTAAAGTCTGGAGCGTTACATATACCAAACACAGAAGATGGAAATG ATATTGTATATGTTCTAGCCGCTATAATAGCGATATTAATAGTTACCATTGTGACAACAATAGGACTTCTTTACAAAAACAGAAAACGATTAG GAGTAATACAGAGGAAACTTGTTATCGACAAGAATATCCCTTATTCCAAGGACCATATTAAAAG AGTGAATACAGAACAGGATCGAATGTTGGATATTAAATGCAATGACAACTCTGTGATTTGTGATTTGGAAGACGATTGCGTGAAAATATCCTTCCCTGTTCTTGAAAATTGGAAGAAGAAAAATG gtCACAACGAACCTCTTACGGATGAACATGTCTTGTTTCTAAGCAAACTTATCGCCACAGACAATACATTTCACAAACTTGGTATAAAACTCGGCGTTCCTGAAAACGAGATAGCCATTATAAAAATGGATAATCCTGGTGACGTTTCTAATCAGGCATATTATACTCTTGACAAATGGCGAAAGCTTACAGGTGAATCAGCTTTTATACTGGTCATGTTAAATGAGTTGCATGAATTGGAAAGGAATGATATCATTGAAAAGTTCTGTTCCGTGTATAGGTGA
- the LOC134695626 gene encoding uncharacterized protein LOC134695626 isoform X3 translates to MYTKTVLAMKFSMSFILAVFLVNLKIVWTMKTDIYCDYSKHEFYLPQGDFCKRCDRCPPGFGLEQLKDRKVEFDPVHGALECRRCVACTNGCFSHTRSFKECKHCRNCTSEGRLELRQCSETSNAKCGNILPDISRQIKGKELLKSGALHIPNTEDGNDIVYVLAAIIAILIVTIVTTIGLLYKNRKRLGVIQRKLVIDKNIPYSKDHIKRVNTEQDRMLDIKCNDNSVICDLEDDCVKISFPVLENWKKKNGMKISFVTNMESYSLGCIKGTQLNHISKKSQRTSYG, encoded by the exons GTTCAGCATGTCCTTTATTTTAGCTGTCTTTTTGGTAAATCTGAAAATTGTCTGGACAATGAAGACTGACATATACTGCGATTATAGCAAACATGAGTTCTATCTACCACAAGGAGACTTCTGCAAAAGATGTGACAGATGTCCTCCAGGGTTTGGTTTAGAGCAACTAAAG GATAGGAAAGTTGAATTTGATCCAGTTCATGGTGCCTTGGAATGTAGACGCTGTGTAGCTTGTACCAATGGGTGCTTTAGTCATACACGGTCATTTAAAGAATGCAAACATTGTAGAAATTGTACAAGTGAAGGAAGGTTGGAATTGCGACAATGTTCAGAAACATCAAATGCAAAATGTGGAAACATTCTACCAGACAT ttcacgtcaaattaaaggaaaagaatTGCTAAAGTCTGGAGCGTTACATATACCAAACACAGAAGATGGAAATG ATATTGTATATGTTCTAGCCGCTATAATAGCGATATTAATAGTTACCATTGTGACAACAATAGGACTTCTTTACAAAAACAGAAAACGATTAG GAGTAATACAGAGGAAACTTGTTATCGACAAGAATATCCCTTATTCCAAGGACCATATTAAAAG AGTGAATACAGAACAGGATCGAATGTTGGATATTAAATGCAATGACAACTCTGTGATTTGTGATTTGGAAGACGATTGCGTGAAAATATCCTTCCCTGTTCTTGAAAATTGGAAGAAGAAAAATGGTATGAAAATTAGTTTTGTTACTAACATGGAATCTTACAGTCTTGGTTGTATTAAAGGAACACAACTCAATCATATATCGAAAAA gtCACAACGAACCTCTTACGGATGA
- the LOC134695626 gene encoding tumor necrosis factor receptor superfamily member 19-like isoform X4, producing MYTKTVLAMKFSMSFILAVFLVNLKIVWTMKTDIYCDYSKHEFYLPQGDFCKRCDRCPPGFGLEQLKDRKVEFDPVHGALECRRCVACTNGCFSHTRSFKECKHCRNCTSEGRLELRQCSETSNAKCGNILPDISRQIKGKELLKSGALHIPNTEDGNDIVYVLAAIIAILIVTIVTTIGLLYKNRKRLGVIQRKLVIDKNIPYSKDHIKRSQRTSYG from the exons GTTCAGCATGTCCTTTATTTTAGCTGTCTTTTTGGTAAATCTGAAAATTGTCTGGACAATGAAGACTGACATATACTGCGATTATAGCAAACATGAGTTCTATCTACCACAAGGAGACTTCTGCAAAAGATGTGACAGATGTCCTCCAGGGTTTGGTTTAGAGCAACTAAAG GATAGGAAAGTTGAATTTGATCCAGTTCATGGTGCCTTGGAATGTAGACGCTGTGTAGCTTGTACCAATGGGTGCTTTAGTCATACACGGTCATTTAAAGAATGCAAACATTGTAGAAATTGTACAAGTGAAGGAAGGTTGGAATTGCGACAATGTTCAGAAACATCAAATGCAAAATGTGGAAACATTCTACCAGACAT ttcacgtcaaattaaaggaaaagaatTGCTAAAGTCTGGAGCGTTACATATACCAAACACAGAAGATGGAAATG ATATTGTATATGTTCTAGCCGCTATAATAGCGATATTAATAGTTACCATTGTGACAACAATAGGACTTCTTTACAAAAACAGAAAACGATTAG GAGTAATACAGAGGAAACTTGTTATCGACAAGAATATCCCTTATTCCAAGGACCATATTAAAAG gtCACAACGAACCTCTTACGGATGA
- the LOC134695626 gene encoding uncharacterized protein LOC134695626 isoform X2, translating to MSFILAVFLVNLKIVWTMKTDIYCDYSKHEFYLPQGDFCKRCDRCPPGFGLEQLKDRKVEFDPVHGALECRRCVACTNGCFSHTRSFKECKHCRNCTSEGRLELRQCSETSNAKCGNILPDISRQIKGKELLKSGALHIPNTEDGNDIVYVLAAIIAILIVTIVTTIGLLYKNRKRLGVIQRKLVIDKNIPYSKDHIKRVNTEQDRMLDIKCNDNSVICDLEDDCVKISFPVLENWKKKNGHNEPLTDEHVLFLSKLIATDNTFHKLGIKLGVPENEIAIIKMDNPGDVSNQAYYTLDKWRKLTGESAFILVMLNELHELERNDIIEKFCSVYR from the exons ATGTCCTTTATTTTAGCTGTCTTTTTGGTAAATCTGAAAATTGTCTGGACAATGAAGACTGACATATACTGCGATTATAGCAAACATGAGTTCTATCTACCACAAGGAGACTTCTGCAAAAGATGTGACAGATGTCCTCCAGGGTTTGGTTTAGAGCAACTAAAG GATAGGAAAGTTGAATTTGATCCAGTTCATGGTGCCTTGGAATGTAGACGCTGTGTAGCTTGTACCAATGGGTGCTTTAGTCATACACGGTCATTTAAAGAATGCAAACATTGTAGAAATTGTACAAGTGAAGGAAGGTTGGAATTGCGACAATGTTCAGAAACATCAAATGCAAAATGTGGAAACATTCTACCAGACAT ttcacgtcaaattaaaggaaaagaatTGCTAAAGTCTGGAGCGTTACATATACCAAACACAGAAGATGGAAATG ATATTGTATATGTTCTAGCCGCTATAATAGCGATATTAATAGTTACCATTGTGACAACAATAGGACTTCTTTACAAAAACAGAAAACGATTAG GAGTAATACAGAGGAAACTTGTTATCGACAAGAATATCCCTTATTCCAAGGACCATATTAAAAG AGTGAATACAGAACAGGATCGAATGTTGGATATTAAATGCAATGACAACTCTGTGATTTGTGATTTGGAAGACGATTGCGTGAAAATATCCTTCCCTGTTCTTGAAAATTGGAAGAAGAAAAATG gtCACAACGAACCTCTTACGGATGAACATGTCTTGTTTCTAAGCAAACTTATCGCCACAGACAATACATTTCACAAACTTGGTATAAAACTCGGCGTTCCTGAAAACGAGATAGCCATTATAAAAATGGATAATCCTGGTGACGTTTCTAATCAGGCATATTATACTCTTGACAAATGGCGAAAGCTTACAGGTGAATCAGCTTTTATACTGGTCATGTTAAATGAGTTGCATGAATTGGAAAGGAATGATATCATTGAAAAGTTCTGTTCCGTGTATAGGTGA